DNA from Xiphias gladius isolate SHS-SW01 ecotype Sanya breed wild chromosome 9, ASM1685928v1, whole genome shotgun sequence:
CtgtatcctactaacaagtattgtgtgtgtatccaaagcctgatatatgtTATTCCTGTGTACCATAGGACTCCATTGATgtccaaaactattaaaaacacatcaatgagccacactgttaaactgggtgacatgttccatCATTACTATGAACCTATACTGTAgcttattttgactcagtcccacattCACTGGGCCACTGCCAGAAATAATCCCCAGCGCACCAAACGTGGATTAAACTGCTGCTAAaagtagtccccaacaaatgaaCAATTTAGCTCCTGATTGAgtaatgtttgataaaaaaaaaaaaaaaatcaaaaaaaaaaaaatcaccgtgaccagctgttttaggaaataacgtccttttttaaaaaaaaaaaaaaagaaacttcatattttgagttgtttttaaagatttacatcttcaggaGGAACCAGTGGGCTTAGAGCTGGGAGCCACCGACAGGGCAGAGAAGTTAGAAACTACAGATAGACAGATTAACACagtgttgattttgttttttttcatgagatttgttcagttagaaaaaaatatataacagcACCATCCTATACACCTTCATCCTTGAATGGAATTCAGTTGAAACGTTGCATTAGAATCTGTTCTGGTTAATGATCCCAAAGATAATTATCATGATATCGAATTGTATCAAAATGACATGCATATTATTGGAAGCAAGTTGATAGTAACTTGCTGGTTAGTATTTTAACCTCATATTACaagggagtgagtgagtgagtgaatgagtgagtgagtgagtgagtgagtgagtgagcgagcgagagagcgagagagagagagagagagtgtgtgtgtgtgtgtgtgtgtgtgtgtgttattctgACCTTAAACTGTTCCTCAGATATGACCAGGAGGTGGTGTGATCCCTGCATGTCAGGTGAGCGAGCCAGGTCGTGTGCAACCTCCAGGGGTTCAGGGAGAGGAGCGCCATGACCATCCAACACCACTATGCCAACTACAGGAGCACGGTGCATCAACTGGATTTCCTTAGCTGGATTCAAGTAGGCaatgacagagaggagaggacattACGAAGACGGGACAGAGGTGAGTAAACAGTCCACCCTGAGAAACCCAAACTTCTAGAGCTTTTTCTTACCCGCCTGTGCTGTGACAGGTTCATCTGCTCTGTGCTCTACAGGAGGAAGGCGGAGcatgtatgcaaacacacagccacCATTTGTCCCTGCCCATAGGGAGGGTGTGTTATGTGTGCCTATGAGAAAATGAGGAGACGTATGAAAAACCTGAGGTATAGTACACTaagtacgtttttttttaattattgtttttttttaaaatgggctACATTCGGCGTTTGAAGGTGTAACTCACTGTCTGAGAGGAACGTGTCTGCAAAGTAGAGTGTCCGTACAAGACCGGTGAAAGAGTCATCGGAGGAGCGAGCCTCGATCTTCCTCTGGACAGGAGCCAGCTCCATTTCAGCCAGCTCTGCCTCCAGACGAGCGTTTGCATCCTGAAGCTGCTCAAAGGGAAGAGAGTGATGAAGGTTTGAGAGAAATCCAAATTTAAGGAGATGACAACAGGGTGTGGGCTGCTCTCTATGGTAAATGGTGTAAAGTAGCCCACATTCTGTCACCTCACATTCAATCAGTACACACTTCTATAAATCCTTTCTATAAAAGGAACAGCAGTGCAACAGACAACTATAGACCTACCTTCGCAGCATTGTTTACATGATGTTTCCTTAGTGAGACTCTGCTGCGCCTGATTCTCCTGAAGGACTGTCGGAGGGATTTCTTTATGCTCTTCACTCTGGACAGAGGACCCTCCATGGCAAGCTGGTCACTGGGGTTTAGGGTACACCTACAGAGGGAAAGATGGGAAATACGAATTTAACAGTTATAAATGCAcagttatacatttttttaggcTGTGGAGCTCAGTTAAACAGTGTTATGAATGGGCATGGCTTTGTTTAAAAGGGGTCATGAGCATAAATTTGAAGCTGAGCTCTACACCTTAAAACTGGAATCACGTGGTCCTGAGGGAAAACACAGTTCTTTGCATCCCCAGCaaggaaaaaaacccccaaaactcTGAACTGGTGATTTTGTTCCACTTCTTctatgttcagttttttcttgTCAGTTTTACTAGGGATGACTTTTTCTGACTTGTAATTAGCCACTTATAAAAACACCTAAGAGACGCCAGAGAGATGTTGCATTGTGCCTCACAGGAGATGATCCTGAATGGCTAcactgtttgatttgttgttttggaCAGTGTAGCCATTTTGAACTTTGCAATCGACCTTTTTACCCCTTAAATAAGTCCTGACCTGCCTACATCAAGAGCAAAACGCACTTCAAAAGCCAGAACAGGCCTACCACCCAGAACTACTGTCGACACCAGCATCGCAGGAGGAAGTTGTGTTGCATGGTTGATACAGAGCCCAGTTCTGCACCTAAGGATGAGTCGAGCATGTTCCCCACTGGCCAGGGAAGCCAAACAGGCTCAAAagtgacaaacagaaacatcttCTGGTCACATTTGACCTGAAGTTATGGGCCCATTGGGTAGGGTTGAGTAATGAATCAACCCGCTCAAACCCAGTTTGTATACACTGATgggccacaacattaaaaccagttaccagttttaatgttgtggccgatcGGTGTAAATGGGTGGTGAGTGGAGCAGAGAATTCCTGAAGAGTGCAAACTCAGTAAACATTCtaagtaaaaatacaacttCTATCTCCTTCTCTGTGTCTTCTTACTTGATGAGGACGTTGTTCTTCTGTTGGTAATCGTATAGGCCAAAACCGTGGCTGGTGCCAAAAGCTACCAGCTTCCACTCTGAGTGCAGGGTGAGGGCGGTGACCACAGCAGGAGGCTGGCACTGGACCAGAGCGAAGGGCTGGAAGCCTGGAGGAAACAGTACTGGCTCTTCTCGCACATCCAGGCGATTGTGGCCCTTATCAACAAGACAACCACCAATATACAGTCATAAGGCTAGGGGTTGGTTGGTACAGTAAGTAACAAATGATGACACAAGGGATATAAGAGAAAACTAATGTAACAGTACTGTAAGATATCGCAGCTTTCAGGGAGTGATAAGTAAGTTTTAAAATTGCTAAGTGATAggtaatgtgtttgttttgcagtaACCAGCCCAACACTGGCTACCTTCCAGCGGAATCCCTCTTGGCCCTGCAGCAAGTCCACAACTTTTGCCTCCAcagtctgctctgctgcctcgTCGTTCAACTCCAGCACCAGGATCTGAAAggcaaacacaggaaacagtgaAACACCAGGAAACACCTCTGTCAAAGCTCTGGTATTAAACTAGGCGTGCGTGGTACGACCTAAAATTTATATCACAGTATTTTGAATATtggccaataaaaaaaagagtatcACGGTCACAAAGTATATAACTGTAATTTCCCAAACATGTACATGATAGGATGGCTGGATAGAAACAAGCACAGTCCGCTTCTAGCCACTACACCCTCACCCTTTCAGCTCCACCTATGTTTGTGTTACAATGAGGGGGATTTTCACAGTATGGATTTTTGTGGACAATAAAATGATTTCTCATATTCTACTGCTCCTAAATGGAAGTGCACATGCCAGAGAatggaggaaacagagaaaatttactttactttttaatttacttaCTACTTCAAATATTATTTCAGTCAGGAATATAAACTTCTGCTATATTtctctgaatttaaaaaaaaaaaaaccaaaaaaaaaaaccaaacataaatTTGTGTAAAATTACTTTCCTTGTATGCATATATGATAAATTAACAAATTGTGGCCATTTACCTCAACTCCTCAACTTCAGAGAGAACTtggcctttatttgaaacaggctTATACAGTGTCaagaaaaagcaagtgaatcctccaattatgaacaaacagtatattttaactaataacataCAAATTATCTTATTTTTCAGGAAAAGGTGTGTGAACCCCTCGGCTaacgacaacaacaaaagctaattggagtcaggagttagcaCAACCTGGAGACTGATCAATGAACGAATATTGGAGGTGTGaattagagctactttgacttagCATCTGgtgatgtgaaccatgcctcacaaaaaagatctcagaagacttaggatcaagaattgttgatttgtatAAGCTGCAAAGGGTCACAAacaatctgaaaatattttgatattcatcagtccacagtcagacaaactgtttCTAAATAGAGACAATgtagttctgtggctactctccctagacGTGGGCATCCAGCTAAGAAGACTTCAAAAGGCACAAAGCAGAATGCTCATTgaggtaaaacaaacaaacaaaaataaagacccAGAGTAACaactaaaggcttaaaggaatcattggagctggttaatGTCcctgttcatgagtctaccataagcaaatcatggtgcatggttgcatggagcatgttgtccatggcaggacaccaTTGAGGAAGACGCTGCTCTCCAAAGAAATCACCACTATGTGCCTGAACTCTGCCAAAGAACACCTTGACACTCCACAACACTATTGGGAAACTGTTTATTGTTGACCATTTTTTACTAAGAATTATCtgggaagaacatgcagcactacGTATGGCATAAAAAGGGCACTGGATACCaagatgaaaacatcatcccaaaCGTCGTGActtggggctgctttgctgcctcttgGCCTGGACAGCTTACCATCATCAAAGTTTTGTCCTATATCTTGTATGTATCTTATAGGTAAACGTCAAGGTGGCTGTCAGAAATGTGGTGGTTGTTAGCAattgggtgatgcagcaggtaAATTACcctaaacatcaaagtaaatatACTATAGATAATTTCAAACAAAGAACATACAActtttggagtggcccagtcagagcccagaccttaacccaaaAGAGATGCTGAGGAATGACCTCAAGAGagccgttcacaccagacatcctaagaatatggctgagctgaaacAGTTCTGTAATGAAGACTAttccaaaattcctcctgaacattGTGTGGGTGTGATCTGCAGCCAACGAAAACACTTGTTTGAGATTATTGCTCACAAGGGAGGTTTGACCAGCTgttaaatccaagggttcactttttcccccaccagcactgtgaatgtttgatgGGTGTATTCAATAAAGACACGAAAGAttaaaactgtttgtgtgtactctttcttgccactgtataaGAGACAGGCCTTTACTTCTAATTTCCctgttttttaagtgtgtttttatacattttaataagaGGCTCTCTGTTTTATGAACGGCTCCTCTTTTAAATTGCAGTTCGCAGTTTATAGGACACTTAAAAATCCCTGTGCCTGCTCCACCTAGTTTGATGtctccacagcactaattccatcgGTACAGCAACAGATTCACATTGCATGCGTTTCTCTGCCAcgctcactttctctttttaacacaaatacagttttcagTCAGTAATCAATTCAAATCACTggtacttttccatttttttacgCTCAATACCTCCTTCACAGATGTACCACATTAAAAGGTGTTCGTTGATGGTAACTTAGtgattcaaaaattaaaaaaataagagaagtGCAAAACATTAGTGAATAAAAGCAGAGTTTCTGTTATAAAGAGAAAGTTGAATTAGTGGTGTGGAAATGTACATAATACTAAATTTATCACTTTAGccattacagtacatttaaatttgatatccTTCAATGTTTTTTGATTGGCTTTTATTAGAGACCaacttttattcattcattggtGTTGGCCAGGTATTATTTGAGACCCATTAGAATagtgattttatttaaactaCTATGGTAAtatatgttcattttaaaaaatatatttattatacagATCAATGCTCAATGTCTTGCGGGATGCTATGCTTTTACAAGCTAATAAACTGCATAATGGAATTATTATTTCTACTCCCCCTTAATGTAGAGAGCCTTCCACAGCTGTGAACCTGACCTCATGCAAGGTGACAGTCTTATACTGATACTGTAGTAGAAAAGTAGTGGTGGGGAAGAATAGGTTTTTGAAAGGCAAGGCATGacaactttatttgtatagaacctgtcaaacacatacacaatttGAAGTGCTATACACTAGGTTAGGAAATgcattagagaaaaaaaaaagaaaaaaaaagaaaaaacgaacaaaacaaaccccaaaaaGTTAGTtaattattactgttatttaaTGTTGACAAATCGTAAACAGTCATCTCACCTGTCCAGCAGTGCCAGCCACAGTCAGATAACCACTGTATTTACAAAGATGGATCTTCTGAATGCCGAGCCTCGGGTCATCACTGTAGGGGTCAAAACAGCCAACCTGGACAACACATAATAAAAAGATGATTTTGCATTGCTCTACCATAATGTTGGGGAGCTTGCAAagacagatgagagagaaaaaaaaaagaatggtcaacGGAGGATGatatatcctgacttttagtccctagtagaagtcaagctccaaaaacattgTATCCGaaacttcccataatgcaaatTGGTCGCGGCTCTTCATTAGACCTTCCATGCCTGGTAAGgaattattttctcagacttgttGAATCTCCTCCAGAGACaaagaagacattatacaaatgttttcacaggctCCATGGTAGTTAACTTGAGTAAACTAATCTTGATGTGTAAAACTGGGGTGCAATAAATAACAATATGGCAACAATTAAAACTAAAGCCAGCAGCTTTCCCACTACAGTTTTGTGTGAGGTTGACTAAACAAAGCTTGGGTTTGTCAGTAACTTTTGTCCATTAATCCACAATCGAGAAGGCACTTTTCTGTAGATTGTGTgtattacaaacacacacctttctgAATGGCGGCCACTCTCCTTCAGTGCCTTGGTTCATGTTGTCATTGGGGTCAGCGTCCGTGTGGAACACTCCAGCTGTGCTTAACTTGTACATGGGATACAAACAGACTCCTGATGCATCCCAGAAACATATTGTTCCATCCTCatgcctacacacacaaataaacatgatgCTGTTACAatgattttcagtcttttcaaaaGAATGTGTCAACAGATATTTTCAAAGTTAAGGTTTACTGACCCTGTGAGCAGCAGGTCTCTCTGTGGAGGGTCTGGGGCCAGGTTCTGGCCTCCTGTAATTGGCCAGAGCTGCATGAAGAGAGGGGAAATTAAAGTTTAACAATAATACCAATTTAATGCCATCTGTTCAACCAGAACATATTCAGAATACTGCATACCATGTATGATAAACAGCTCTGCAGGGGATTCTTTAGAGTCACATACAGGTTGTCTTACCATTATATTGTAGGGGTCGACCCAATTTACTTTACCGCTTGAGATTCACTTTGCATGTGTTCAAAACGTACTGTTTGAGAttaatgtaacttttaaaaGTAGTAAAGCACTGGCTGCTTGCTAGGGGATCAAAATGTCTATTTCTTTACACCTATGGTTATACTGTAACACATGGTACTTGTCACACTGTCCTGAACACAGTGACAAAGTTTTAAACAGGCTGATGGTTTAAGGAGAAAatctacaaacaaaaattaagaaatCAGAGATGTACAGTAAACTCCACTGTTATTTGCCAAAGGAAAAGTTGGAAAAGTTTTGCTGACATCTGCCTAAGGTGTACCTTTTTGGAGTAGTGCGTCTTCTGCAGGTCTCCAGCAGCGATGACCCTTTCCCACAGTTTGAGGGGGATGGTGGAGATGTGGTGGGAGCAGGTGATGGCTGAGCTGTGGAGGGGAACCAGGTACGGTGTCTGAATGACTGGCCATCCCTCCGTCTGCAGGTCAATCACTACCAGCTCCTCCTCTACCAGGACCACCAGTGCACTGGGATCTCCTGCAGATGAATAGAACAGAGTGATAACAGTAGTTACATATAGTGCACACACTGATCTGGGAAGGGTTGGTCTAACTTGTTTTCTCTACTGTGCTGCGCTTTTCCTCCTTTAAAAGTAAATCTCTGCGGTTATAGGTTTGATCTGGTAAACATCCAGTTTGAAAAAACTATATACGCCACTAGtttaaaagcaaaaccaaaagtgaGTACACAAAACAAGATGTCATGACGTTTTGCATTGCAAACATGGGTGCATGGTCCATGTGTCTCACAGATGACACATCTTCAGCTTCTTTACACACTCCGCAGGACAATGGTGGCACTTCAGTTAGTaggtttacatgcacacaattAGTTGGGAGAAATCAGGTTACAGCAGGAAATCGCacactgtgtttacatgcacatgtgAAGTACACTGGAGGGCTGTTATGATAACTGAAGGATAGCCAACTGATACTTTTGCATAGCTTACTTTGAGGAAAATTCCTCAAGAAGCGCTCCAGCGATTTAGTATTATAATAACGTAAAGCTGGGAGATTCacaagacagaataaaaaaagaagtagaGGCCGAGATACCCTGACATGACCAGATATCCGTCAACCTCCAAAAATActgaatcctacatttcccataatgcaactcaacagTATTTTTCATCAGATCCCCTCTGAATTTGAATGCCTACGTCTTTCAAGGAGATATTATACAACAGTTTCACAGGACCATAGCACTGAGTTTGTTGcttaaaattggtggagtgccccttaaaaccttttttttttctatttagcAAAAGAAGCCAGACtttttacatgttaaatattCCCCAAATACAAGAAGCCATACATGAAAtttgtgtgaataaaataaagcagaattatAGGTTTTCAATCGGAGACTGTCTGCTCAAAGAATAAGTAAAGAAGGACACAAATTTGAACAAGCCTTCAATGCCAACTTTAAGTACCAGGCCGTTTTCAATACtatggacacatttcagtctgtaccaAGGTAGGATAGGGGTTTGAAAGCCAGTCCTATGCAGATGCATGTAAAATCTGCATTTATATAAAGCAGGTCAGTAATCAGATTTCTGAATATATCTTAAAAAGCAACTGAAAACCTTGCTGCGTGTATACATGGACGAGGTTGCACATGGCAGTAACATTTGATCTGTAACAGGGAATGTTACCTGGATAATGACATCTCTCTATTCTGCCTGCACTGTGATCCCATATATActgcaaatatgcaaattacTTAGATGGGGCTGGTGGATAAACATGGTGTGTTCCTGAACTGGTGTCATTCCTTTTGCAAGGGAAGAATTGATAGCTATTTTCACTACCAGTATAGCTTGAGTTAGCAGAAAGAGTCAGGGTTTGGTGACCTTTCAACTTGCTGAGTGGATATTTTTTCTCAAGAATGTGGTCACACTACACAGACTGCTTCACACCTGGTTGAGATCTGATCATAATACGAACCAGACCACATCCAGATGTGGACTGGACAATGCTATCACATTCCACTTGCAATGCAGTCCATATGCATTGACACCTGTATTATCatgagtttttttcttaaccAGATAACATGTCAAGATACCGATGTTATTGGCAAGTGTAAATGGGGAAGAGAAGTTGCCTTTCTCCAGGAGAAAGCTAACTGGAGTAACCAGGCTTCTCTGATCTCCTACGCTGATTATGtgaactgtttttcttttgtacataatgctgaaaaaaaaaataaggttaCTGCAGAAAGCTTAAAATAACCAAGTTACTTAGTAAATGCACATAAATGGACTTAGCGACAAagagtttcaaaaaaaaaaaaaaaaaaaatcttgaccaGACCTCTTTGTTTGGAAAGAAATTTCCCTTGTTCAGCCACTAAAATTAAGAATCAAAGCAGCTTGGTTTGGGGTGGATATTAACTGTAGGCCATACAAGCGTTGATAAACAGTGTCCTTTCCATAACTGTGCAATGACTGTGTTTGCCAGATGTCagttgttggtgtgtgttgcCTACCTGTGTGCTGTGGTCCATCTCTGATGACATAGAAGTCGATGATCCTGGAGGTGAAGTCTAGGGCCAcgtgtgttttactgtgaatCACTGTGATACAGTGTCTGTCCCCATAACTAGCCCTTGGCATGCCACCACTGAACAAAAGGAATGGAggtctaaacacacacacacacacacacacacacacacacacacacacacacacacacacacacacacacacacacacacacacacacacacaggttcaagttcagttcagtttgctcTGAGATTAATGTGTAACAATAACATCTGGGAAATATAGTTCAACATTATAATGGTGAGAACGAGAGAGCCACTTTcagggggagggaaggggagaagcataaaaaatgtcacaaattaaTCTCACTAGTGAATAAAGTGAACTTACCCTTCTTCTGTAGGTAGCTGAACTATTTTAGAAATGGCCTTGCAGGGGAAATGTCCTGCAACAAGACAAATCATcatcagaaaaatacatttcatgcCTGAGAGTAAAGAAGACTGTGCAGTGGACAGCTTTTCTCCTCACCGTAAGGAATGTCTGatttctcttcctcctcgtTCACGTCCTCTCCACCCACCATCCATCGACAGTAACTTCCATCACTGTGCGAACTGAGAATGTAGCTCCCATCCTCTGTCCACCACACACTCTCCAGTTGCTATGGTAATATTAAGTTACATGGAAAATACTCAGTGCAAATATCAAGATTATGCATGCTGGTTATAAGCAGCGCTTACACAGGACCGGCTGGGATTCCTTTCAGGTCCCAGGCCTTATACTGGGAAACAGAACAGTTACCTGTGTGGCAGGGATGTGCTGGGTGGCATACTGTTTCTTGAGATCCCATATGACCATGAGACCTCGTCCATAGCCAATAACAACCTGGTCTGGGTTAACTGGGTTCTCCTGTAAGGCCTCTACGTGTTCCAAATTCCTCCGGCCTATGTAGTTGTCTGGTACACTAGAGGAGACAGAAGAGTAAGGATAAAGAATGAGTGAGAGACAACAGAAAGACTAGAGAGAGGACATCAACCTCATTAATTATCTGTTGGGGCTGAGAGGCAAAGTTGATATGTTGATGACACAGggatgtattttattttatgttttgtctggATGGTCGATAAACATTTCCGCTGTTTATGTTCAATCCATCTGAAATACAGGGAACTGCTATGCTGTATATTTCCACAGGGAAAATCTACAGAGTATTAGCAcagacttgtgtttttttttcaagcccattcatttgttttgagtCCTTCCGGCTGTAAATCCCTGTCttgacagtgaaacaatttaaAGCCGGGGAGACAGcatttaaatgaacaaactgaaaaagcCTCAACAACCCACCATCCTGGTCATAGCTCAATAATAAATGGTCATACTGGATGTCAGTAGAGGAGATGATACCATCATCTGGTTTATGAGAAGTTTATTAAACTTCAGTAACATCCAGGCACAACAGCTGTTGTACTGTGGCAACATGGAGGGggtgtagtatttttatttccacacgttttgtatttttcccttTCAGCTGGTAATTTCTTCCCATATCCTTCCTATCTTCTTGGTCCCATATTGTAGAAAGTAagatttccatgtcttttttgattatagagcaggtctaggtGCTACATAAATAATGCAAGAGTATTAAAACGCTCATTCAATGGAGAAATGCACACAGCCCATATTCTAACTGACTTTCACCATTTGTAATTACCAGTGAGTGTTACTAAGTAACAAAGGTAGGCTACAATTTGTTATCTGTGGTTAGCCTGGccacatcagaaaacagtcactCAAtctcttctgattggctgaacgACACAAATGCCCTGTCCTCCAGGGAGAAGCATGAGAGGGGAGATGTAAAACTACACTGAGATGGTTTTGGGTACTTAAAACCCCAAATATATCTCCTTATGGatatcaaaacttcaaataaaacacagaaaaagtgcaaaatatgggacctttacTTGCTGTTGATCTGTCCTTAGCACCAACTCTTTCTCCAAATACACCAATCACAGAAAATTATGAACTCTGACAACATCATTGACATCACAGTAGTTCTATTGAAGTCTTTTGACaatgtgctgtgctgtgctggcGTTGCCAACCTGCTGGCGACTTGGTCGAGACTGATGTTCCTCTCTTCCAGCTCTCTGAACCCAGGGACTTCAACTATGAAGACATGTCCTCCCTCTGTacccaacagcagcagctccccTGAGGAATGGGCCAGCACGGCTGTCACTCTGGTCACACTTGGGGGAGCactgaggaggagatgaggatgGAAGTGAGACTACTTGGTAGAATGATGGGCAGCTACTTTTTAATGGAATGCTTACCTCCCAACATACAGAATTTATAAAACTGGGATAAGTTGCAGTGTCttgatgtaaatgtttttttttgactaaataaCTCCAAGAACTAAGGAGCAGCAAGAACTAGATCAGGAACTAAAACTCTATTGACATCAACAACAACCAGTATTTGCTGTGGTAACCATGTTGTGGACACTTGTTTTATCGCTTACTTCCACCTTGATAGGTTCTGAATGATTGGAAAATACCTCTTCAGGATCAGGGAGTTTTGGAGGTCAAAAATTAAAGCCCACAAACCAAAACTGGAACTAGTATCCTTTGGCTGAAATGTCGGTACAAATTCCCAAATTCTTTAAAGTACCCTCACTGGAAAAGGGTCAAGAGAGGGGGGAATTGTCTATGAGTGTCCATGTATTTTACCCAGGTGGTCCCGTGAGCATGAAGCGTCCTATCTCCAGAAGCTCTGACAGTCCCTTGTGGGCTCTTAAAGTCCACATGTGCAGACTGTTGTCATCCAGCAAAGTCACAAGTTCAACCTAAACATAAGCcataaaatcaatcaatacaGCCCCAAAAAATTCACATAGACAATATTTAGAAGTGGTTAGCAGGGAATACATTTTCTTATTGCTCTATGATTAACAAGTCAAGCTActttaaaaagcagcaatgCTGCTGgcagtgttgtttgtttattctttttctgtACCTGGCGGGGGAGGAAGTGCACCTGTGTGACGGCAGCATTCTCATCATGTAGACCCATGAACTCCACACCTGGAGTTCCATACCTGAGCACTGGTCAAGGTCACACTAGATTTGTAATTAGACTCACAACAAGTGATAAAGACACCAGGGGGCTGTATCACAAAGCAAGTTCAGTTTAGTATGTCTCTCTTTGGGTTaactggcttcactgagcctaacaCTAGTATCATGAACTATTTTATCAGTTGGCTCAGGCTTATT
Protein-coding regions in this window:
- the llgl2 gene encoding LLGL scribble cell polarity complex component 2 isoform X2, which codes for MKRFRRHGQESHRDRLKQELFQFNKTVEHGFPHQPSALGYSPSLQLLAIGNRSGAIKLYGTPGVEFMGLHDENAAVTQVHFLPRQVELVTLLDDNSLHMWTLRAHKGLSELLEIGRFMLTGPPGAPPSVTRVTAVLAHSSGELLLLGTEGGHVFIVEVPGFRELEERNISLDQVASSVPDNYIGRRNLEHVEALQENPVNPDQVVIGYGRGLMVIWDLKKQYATQHIPATQQLESVWWTEDGSYILSSHSDGSYCRWMVGGEDVNEEEEKSDIPYGHFPCKAISKIVQLPTEEGPPFLLFSGGMPRASYGDRHCITVIHSKTHVALDFTSRIIDFYVIRDGPQHTGDPSALVVLVEEELVVIDLQTEGWPVIQTPYLVPLHSSAITCSHHISTIPLKLWERVIAAGDLQKTHYSKKLWPITGGQNLAPDPPQRDLLLTGHEDGTICFWDASGVCLYPMYKLSTAGVFHTDADPNDNMNQGTEGEWPPFRKVGCFDPYSDDPRLGIQKIHLCKYSGYLTVAGTAGQILVLELNDEAAEQTVEAKVVDLLQGQEGFRWKGHNRLDVREEPVLFPPGFQPFALVQCQPPAVVTALTLHSEWKLVAFGTSHGFGLYDYQQKNNVLIKCTLNPSDQLAMEGPLSRVKSIKKSLRQSFRRIRRSRVSLRKHHVNNAAKLQDANARLEAELAEMELAPVQRKIEARSSDDSFTGLVRTLYFADTFLSDSTHNTPSLWAGTNGGCVFAYMLRLPPVEHRADEPVTAQAAKEIQLMHRAPVVGIVVLDGHGAPLPEPLEVAHDLARSPDMQGSHHLLVISEEQFKVFTLPKVSAKMKLKLTAVDGSRVRRVGVAWFGSSRSEDYGESGLVVLTNQGDIHVVSLPAVKLQVQYPCIRREDVSGIASCVFTKHGQGFYLISPSEFERFSVSTRYLVEPRCLVEVPRQPGTSSQHRPLPDGTSSAHGNARQDSNDAESAARRVMEHALLNDEKVLQEIQKSLEGDHMSILANNVKSPVA
- the llgl2 gene encoding LLGL scribble cell polarity complex component 2 isoform X4, yielding MKRFRRHGQESHRDRLKQELFQFNKTVEHGFPHQPSALGYSPSLQLLAIGNRSGAIKLYGTPGVEFMGLHDENAAVTQVHFLPRQVELVTLLDDNSLHMWTLRAHKGLSELLEIGRFMLTGPPGAPPSVTRVTAVLAHSSGELLLLGTEGGHVFIVEVPGFRELEERNISLDQVASSVPDNYIGRRNLEHVEALQENPVNPDQVVIGYGRGLMVIWDLKKQYATQHIPATQQLESVWWTEDGSYILSSHSDGSYCRWMVGGEDVNEEEEKSDIPYGHFPCKAISKIVQLPTEEGPPFLLFSGGMPRASYGDRHCITVIHSKTHVALDFTSRIIDFYVIRDGPQHTGDPSALVVLVEEELVVIDLQTEGWPVIQTPYLVPLHSSAITCSHHISTIPLKLWERVIAAGDLQKTHYSKKLWPITGGQNLAPDPPQRDLLLTGHEDGTICFWDASGVCLYPMYKLSTAGVFHTDADPNDNMNQGTEGEWPPFRKVGCFDPYSDDPRLGIQKIHLCKYSGYLTVAGTAGQILVLELNDEAAEQTVEAKVVDLLQGQEGFRWKGHNRLDVREEPVLFPPGFQPFALVQCQPPAVVTALTLHSEWKLVAFGTSHGFGLYDYQQKNNVLIKCTLNPSDQLAMEGPLSRVKSIKKSLRQSFRRIRRSRVSLRKHHVNNAAKLQDANARLEAELAEMELAPVQRKIEARSSDDSFTGLVRTLYFADTFLSDSTHNTPSLWAGTNGGCVFAYMLRLPPVEHRADEPVTAQAAKEIQLMHRAPVVGIVVLDGHGAPLPEPLEVAHDLARSPDMQGSHHLLVISEEQFKVFTLPKVSAKMKLKLTAVDGSRVRRVGVAWFGSSRSEDYGESGLVVLTNQGDIHVVSLPAVKLQVQYPCIRREDVSGIASCVFTKHGQGFYLISPSEFERFSVSTRYLVEPRCLVEVPRQPGTSSQHRPLPDGTSSAHGNARQDSNDAEVLQEIQKSLEGDHMSILANNVKSPVA